One window of the Zygotorulaspora mrakii chromosome 6, complete sequence genome contains the following:
- the ECM32 gene encoding RNA helicase: MPKFQCLTCGETLDAEAMMKHLSATRHKTIADAYSEEEISCEECQNTNVHQLRIIRLGGEDMSLLCNSCFQKEYTDSEKPSTSYTLSNGSFLKYWNMYINVRDCACNNCGNESRLNVNEKKKVLCDKCLQLLPKEQAEKFISESSGRFLYVFLGIRETMSSNTSRKKGGRKIGRRGTENARAKSRQPRERKPLTVHQQIAKTAYENKKQNSTIESDSSISLRSFKGVKADISGKSYGSHKKSVPTRKGKQESAGHSSTTSRSKPPKKDMPNGSTSNSPPNINKRSATKKVIGRYQGNPDNSRKPNVKKQSGNSRNAENGSTKVVPSRDLKKGSRAKDTIPKRATIPDSKESVARKNKELNNKSDKIGTKKTGKNENFVNEIIIEHRKKKENSSKELESKVEVIEEGEVLKEYTGYSTQLNYPDLDSYFNKLSYALFLEQKVDDGTDFIEDFKIIWHSGAGANFFVVTMPSPSVSNSELSKLISPELLKLGRLPFTKRQPLILVSNDETKIWYAYVKEAELKKNMIQVLLELYPWNKDKLPTNRPSDDFKILPCSAQTNRIFFAMTRIKNQKFIDLILGQKPVKQLFFRNSLRFTSDIFNESQKSAIQHVLNNGVTILQGPPGTGKTSTIEEIILQLIKNFHSFPILCVAASNIAIDNIAEKFVNNRPDIKILRIVSDSKESQYNAEHPLGKICLHNIVREQLPPDIKENLIKLRTGRSRDVSKNQYNKLLTCQNDISDRHVLQAQILFTTNIAAGGRQLKALKELPVVIMDESTQSSEAATLVPLSLPGIRTFVFVGDQKQLSSFSNIPQLKMSLFERVLSNGCYTKPHMLDTQYRMHPKISEFPILEFYDGKLKDGVNAEQKKWPGINYPLFFYQCNEGPESKVFSNRSGMRGFTYTNSFESKEILKIVYKLVLDKGVKNEQIGIITPYSAQRDHLSELFVKDPVINPKKIAMEQEIDEADSLEGGFGGSKGPKKNAINIINGLFVSTIDSFQGHEKNFIIFSCVRNNKENKIGFVSDKRRMNVALTRAKNGLIIVGNKCVLAAGDPLWNKYIHFLDQKKFIFNSLDVY, translated from the coding sequence ATGCCGAAATTTCAGTGCCTGACATGTGGCGAGACCCTGGATGCGGAAGCTATGATGAAGCATTTGTCTGCAACAAGACATAAGACAATTGCTGACGCATACAGCGAGGAAGAAATAAGTTGTGAGGAGTGTCAGAATACAAATGTTCACCAATTAAGAATTATTAGATTGGGAGGTGAGGATATGAGTCTGCTATGTAATTCATGCTTTCAAAAGGAGTATACCGACTCTGAGAAACCCAGTACGTCCTATACATTATCCAACGGTTCGTTTTTGAAGTACTGGAACATGTACATCAACGTAAGAGATTGCGCTTGTAACAATTGTGGTAATGAATCGAGGCTTAATgtcaatgaaaagaaaaaagtattGTGCGACAAATGCCTGCAATTACTTCCAAAGGAACAAGCAGAGAAATTCATCTCCGAGAGCAGTGGCAGGTTCTTATATGTGTTCCTCGGAATCAGGGAAACAATGTCATCGAATACTTCACGTAAGAAAGGTGGTAGGAAAATCGGCAGGCGTGGCACAGAAAATGCTCGTGCCAAGTCCAGGCAACCAAGGGAGAGGAAACCGCTTACGGTACATCAACAAATCGCCAAAACAGCCtatgaaaataaaaaacagAATAGCACTATTGAAAGCGATAGTAGTATAAGTCTGAGATCTTTCAAGGGTGTGAAAGCCGATATATCTGGTAAGTCTTACGGCTCTCACAAAAAATCTGTTCCTACGCGCAAGGGAAAGCAAGAGTCAGCCGGTCATAGTAGCACCACCAGTCGATCCAAACCACCTAAAAAAGATATGCCCAATGGCAGCACTTCGAATAGCCCCCCCAATATTAATAAGAGGAGCGCGACCAAAAAAGTTATTGGAAGGTATCAAGGAAATCCAGACAATTCGAGAAAGCCGAAtgtaaaaaaacaaagcgGTAATAGTAGAAATGCTGAGAATGGAAGCACGAAGGTTGTTCCATCGAGAGACTTGAAAAAGGGAAGCCGGGCCAAAGACACCATTCCGAAACGTGCTACTATTCCCGATTCTAAAGAGAGTGTAGCTAGAAAGAATAAAGAGTTAAATAATAAAAGCGATAAAATCGGAACTAAAAAGACTgggaaaaatgaaaattttgttaACGAAATAATTATAGAGCAtaggaagaagaaggaaaacTCGTCGAAGGAGCTAGAGTCTAAAGTTGAAGTAATCGAGGAAGGagaagttttgaaagagtaCACGGGCTATTCTACACAGCTGAATTATCCAGATCTAGATTCTTATTTCAATAAGCTATCCTACGCATTATTCTTGGAACAAAAAGTTGACGACGGCACGGATTTTATTGAAGACTTCAAAATTATCTGGCATTCTGGTGCTGGTGCCAACTTTTTTGTTGTAACTATGCCCTCCCCCTCCGTAAGTAACTCAGAATTGTCAAAATTGATATCGCCAGAATTATTGAAGCTAGGAAGGTTACCTTTCACAAAAAGACAACCATTAATACTTGTGTCTAACgatgaaacaaaaatatggtACGCTTACGTCAAGGAAGCTGAgcttaaaaaaaatatgatccAAGTTTTACTTGAACTTTATCCATGGAACAAGGACAAGCTACCGACAAATCGTCCAAGTGACGATTTTAAAATTCTACCGTGCTCGGCTCAAACCaatagaattttttttgcaatgaCAAGAATAAAGAATCAGAAATTCATCGACTTAATATTAGGTCAAAAACCTGTAAAACAATTATTCTTCAGAAACAGTCTTCGATTTACTAGTGACATTTTCAATGAGTCACAAAAATCAGCTATCCAGCATGTACTAAATAACGGTGTTACCATTCTGCAAGGACCGCCCGGAACAGGTAAAACTTCGACAATCGAGGAGATTATTCTTCAACTCATTAAGAACTTCCACTCCTTCCCAATATTATGTGTTGCCGCTTCTAATATTGCCATTGATAATATAGCGGAAAAATTCGTGAACAACCGGCCTGATATAAAGATTCTCAGAATTGTGTCTGATAGCAAAGAGTCGCAATATAATGCTGAACATCCACTAGGAAAAATCTGCTTACATAACATTGTTCGTGAGCAGCTCCCTCCAGAcatcaaagagaatttgATCAAGCTACGAACCGGAAGATCTAGAgatgtttcaaaaaatcagtACAATAAATTGTTAACATGTCAGAATGACATATCGGATAGACACGTTTTACAGGctcaaattctttttacAACAAACATAGCCGCAGGTGGCCGTCAGTTGAAAGCTCTAAAAGAATTACCAGTGGTTATTATGGATGAATCAACACAATCCTCAGAAGCGGCAACGTTAGTTCCTTTGTCTTTACCTGGTATAAgaacttttgtttttgttggtgatcaaaaacaattatCAAGTTTTAGTAATATTCCACAGTTAAAAATGTCACTATTTGAGAGAGTCCTTTCAAATGGTTGTTATACGAAACCTCATATGTTGGATACTCAATATAGGATGCACCCAAAAATTAGCGAATTTCcaattttggaattttaCGATGGTAAATTGAAGGATGGTGTCAATGCTGAGCAGAAAAAATGGCCAGGCATAAATTATCCACTCTTTTTCTATCAATGCAACGAAGGCCCTGAATCGAAGGTTTTTAGTAACAGGAGTGGTATGAGAGGATTCACCTATACTAATAGTTTTGAAAGCAAGGAAATTCTAAAGATAGTATACAAGCTCGTATTAGATAAAGGTGTAAAAAACGAACAGATCGGTATTATAACACCCTATTCAGCTCAAAGAGACCATTTATCAGAATTGTTTGTTAAAGATCCTGTCATCAACCCAAAGAAAATAGCAATGGAACAAGAGATTGATGAGGCGGATTCACTCGAGGGCGGATTTGGAGGATCTAAAGGTCCAAAGAAAAACGctatcaatatcattaatGGTTTATTTGTATCAACCATAGATTCATTCCAGGGTCATGAAAAGAACTTCATAATTTTTTCGTGTGTCagaaataataaagaaaataaaattggTTTTGTAAGtgataaaagaagaatgaaCGTTGCTCTAACAAGAGCGAAAAATGGATTGATTATTGTAGGAAATAAGTGCGTCCTTGCGGCAGGAGATCCACTATGGAACAAATACATTCACTTCTTGGATCAAAAGAAGTTTATATTCAACTCATTAGATGTATATTAA
- the HSP42 gene encoding heat shock protein HSP42 (similar to Saccharomyces cerevisiae HSP42 (YDR171W); ancestral locus Anc_8.369), which translates to MSFYQPSLSLYDVLNALAGQAQAPDRNAMFLQEQQEQQQRAQLEARARAQAQSYAQLHAPGGARRRYPTHEPDTGVPASYYYGAASNPHYYRPLYYYTGEDDSDDNDDLESDETVPQYTKTPFYYHSRVPNYVPESSIEGNDLQKLLSNLFGFAAPASSEAANVPKSENEAPEARQSTIERASDPQEKAAVENSKNATSNPEKKEDAGRDVQDASAAETEPRHGITPLSSAKKHSFLHQQVRSPVPDPLQVSKPETRLDLPFSPEVNVYDCADAYILVAALPGATSKDFRVDYHPSSHELIIRGDVEDKLDVGEKSLKINELKYGAFQRTLKFPVLPRIKDEEIKATYKNGLLQVKVPKLIDGSEKPAPKKRIVIEDIPDEELEFEEDPNPVQE; encoded by the coding sequence ATGAGTTTTTATCAACCATCGTTATCTCTTTATGACGTCCTTAATGCCCTCGCAGGGCAAGCACAAGCTCCTGATAGAAATGCTATGTTCCTTCAAGAGCAACAGGAGCAGCAGCAGAGGGCTCAATTAGAAGCAAGGGCAAGGGCTCAAGCGCAATCCTACGCTCAATTGCATGCCCCAGGCGGCGCTAGAAGACGGTACCCCACCCATGAGCCAGATACCGGCGTACCGGCCAGCTACTACTATGGGGCGGCCAGCAACCCACACTATTATAGGCCCCTCTATTATTACACAGGCGAAGATGATTCGGACGACAATGACGATTTAGAAAGTGACGAGACCGTCCCTCAGTACACAAAGACTCCTTTTTACTATCATAGCCGCGTTCCAAATTATGTGCCAGAATCCTCCATCGAGGGAAATGATTTACAGAAGCTTTTAAGTAACTTGTTCGGTTTCGCTGCACCAGCTTCGAGTGAGGCAGCAAATGTGccaaaaagtgaaaatgaGGCACCTGAGGCACGGCAGAGTACTATTGAAAGGGCAAGTGACCCACAAGAGAAGGCAGCGGTCGAGAATTCGAAGAATGCAACAAGCAACCctgagaaaaaagaagacgCTGGTAGGGATGTTCAAGACGCCTCGGCTGCTGAAACTGAGCCCAGACATGGAATCACACCATTAAGCTCAGCAAAAAAGCATTCTTTCTTGCACCAACAGGTCCGTTCGCCAGTTCCTGACCCTCTACAGGTTTCCAAACCTGAAACAAGATTAGATCTGCCTTTCTCCCCCGAAGTCAACGTTTACGACTGCGCTGACGCTTATATTTTGGTAGCTGCCTTGCCTGGTGCGACctcaaaagatttcagGGTTGACTATCATCCATCTTCGCACGAGCTTATAATACGTGGCGATGTAGAGGATAAATTGGACGTCGGCGAAAAGTCTCTTAAAATtaatgaattgaaatacGGTGCTTTCCAAAGGACCCTTAAGTTTCCCGTGCTGCCTCGTATAAAGGATGAGGAAATTAAAGCTACATACAAGAATGGACTTTTGCAAGTTAAGGTGCCTAAATTGATCGATGGTTCTGAG